The genomic segment GTGGTACTGCTCAGCGGCGGTCTCGACTCGGCCACTACCGCCGCGATCGCGATACGCGACGGGTTCCAGCTGCACGCGCTGAGCCTCGACTACGGCCAAAGGCACGTGGCGGAGCTCGACGCCGCTAAGCGCGTCGCGCGCGACCTCGCCGCCGCGCAGCACGTCGTGGTGCAAGTGGATCTGCGCGCGATCGGCGGGTCCGCGCTCACCGCCGACATGGCCGTGCCGAAGAACGAGGATCCCACGGCTGACCGCATCCCCGTCACGTACGTGCCCGCGCGCAACACTCTGCTGCTCTCGCTCGCGCTCGGCTGGGCCGAGGTGATCGGCGCCTTCGACATCTTCATCGGCGTGAACGCGCTCGACTACAGCGGCTACCCCGACTGCCGACCGGAATTCATCCGCGCCTTCGAGAAGCTTGCGAACGTCGCGACGAAGGCGGGCACCACCGGCGGCACGTTCTCGATCCACGCGCCGCTGATCGACCTCTCCAAGACGGAGATCATCCGGCTGGGAACGGACCTCGGAGTGAATTACGCGAGCACCACGAGCTGCTACGATCCGGATCCCGCGGGACGCGCGTGCGGCGAGTGCGACTCGTGTCAGCTCCGGCGGCGCGGGTTCGCGGAAGCCGGGCTGGTGGATCCCATCGCGTACGCGGGCTGACCGGGCGTGTACACGGTCAAGGAGATATTCTACACGCTGCAGGGCGAAGGCGCGCACGCCGGCCGCCCGGCCGTGTTCTGCCGGTTCGCGGGGTGCAACCTCTGGAGCGGCCGCGAGCAGGACCGCGACTCCGCCGTCTGCACCTTCTGCGACACCGACTTCGTGGGCGTCGGCCCCGATGGCGGAAAGTTCGCGACGGCCGACGAGCTGGCCGCCGCGGTCGCGGCGAAGTGGCCGGCGCTGGACGCGCGTCCGTTCGTCGTATGCACCGGCGGCGAGCCGCTGCTGCAGCTCGACGACGCGGCGATCGACGCGTTCCACGCCCGCGGCATCGAAGTCGCCGTGGAGAGCAACGGCACGCAGCCGGCGCCGGCTGGAATCGACTGGATCTGCGTCAGCCCCAAAGCCGAAGCGGAGCTGGTACTTCAGTCCGGCGACGAGCTGAAGCTGGTCTTTCCGCAGGAGCTGGCGCCGCCGGAGAAGTTTGAGTCGCTGAGCTTCGATCATTTTTTTCTCCAGCCCATGGACGGGCCGGACGTGGAGCGCAACACCCGACTGGCGCTGGAGTATTGCCTGGCGCACCCCCGCTGGAGACTGAGCCTGCAAACGCACAAGTTGCTGGGAATACGATGAACTACTCTTCGCTGACTCACCTCGAGTGCGGCGCGTGCGGCGCCGAGCACGACGCGGCGCGCGTGCAGGGCGTGTGCACGCATTGCGGCAAGCCGCTGCTCGCGCGCTACGATCTGAAGACCGCGGGCGAGACGCTCACCATCGAGTCGCTGCGGGCGCGGCGGAGCGATCTGTGGCGCTACGCCGAGGTGCTGCCGGTTGCGGACGTCGGCAACATCGTCTCGCTGGGCGAAGGGTCCACGCCGCTGGTGCCCGCGCCGCGGCTGGGAGCGGAGCTGGGTTGCGAAGCGCTCTACATCAAGGACGAGTCCGGCAATCCGACGCAGAGCTTCAAGGCGCGCGGCATGGCCGTCGCGGTCTCGCGCGCGAAGGAGCTCGGCGTCTCCAAGCTCGCCGCGCCCTCGGCCGGCAACGCGGGCGGAGCGCTCGCGGCGTACGCCGCCCGCGCGAACATCGAGGCGTATCTGTTCATGCCGCGCGACACGCCGCGCGCCAACGTCATCGAGACGACGTTCACCGGCGCGCACGTACGGCTGGTCGAAGGGCTCATCACCGATTGCGGCGCCGAGGTCGCGCGCGGCAAGGAGGCCGAGGGCTGGTTCGACGTCTCCACGCTGAAGGAGCCGTACCGCGTCGAGGGGAAGAAGACGCTCGGCTACGAGCTTGCCGAGCAGCTCGGCTGGATACTCCCCGACGTGATCGTATATCCGACGGGCGGCGGCACGGGATTGATCGGCATGTGGAAGGCGTTCGCCGAGATGGAGGAGCTGGGGTGGATCGGTCCGGAGCGCCCGCGAATGATCTCGGTGCAGGCCGAGGGGTGCGCGCCCATCGTGCGCGCGTTCGAGAGCGGCGCGCGCTTCGCCGACGAATTCCCCAACGCCGCGACTATCGCGTCGGGACTGCGCGTTCCGAAGGCGATTGGCGATTTCCTCATCCTCGACGCGCTCCGCGAATCGGGCGGCGCCGCGGTGGCGGTGAGCGACGCCGAGCTCATCCAGGGCGCGCGCGACATCGCGCGGCTCGAGGGGATCTTCGCCTGTCCCGAGGGCGGAGCCTGCGTTCCGGCCGTGCGGAGCCTGCTCGCGAGCGGAGCGATCAAATCCGCTGATCGCGTGGTAATCTTCAACACCGCCGCGGGCGTCAAATACCTCGACACCTACACGCAATGACCGAAACAACTCTCCCCGAGCGTGACAGCGCGCTGGCGCTGATGCAGGAGTACACGGCGAGCGAATCGCTGCGCAAGCACATGCTGTCCGTCGAAGCAGCGATGCGAGCCTACGCGGAGCGGCTCGGCCAGGACCCGGAGCGGTGGGGATTGGCGGGACTGCTGCACGACTTCGACTACGAGCGATTCCCGAACGACGCGCATTCGGCGACCGAGGAGCACCCCAGCCACGGCGTGGGCGTGCTCCGCGAGCGGGGATATCCCGCGGACATCCTCGACGCGATCATGGGACACGCGAGCTACACGGGCGTGCCGCGCGAATCGGCGATGGCGAAGACGCTGTTCGCGGTGGACGAGCTGACCGGGCTGATCACGGCCACCGCGCTGGTGAAGCCCTCGCGCAGCGTGCACGACGTGGAAGCGCGGTCGGTGCGGAAGAAGATGAAGGACAAGGCCTTCGCGCGCGGCGTGAGCCGCGAGGACGTGATCCGCGGCGCGGAGGAGCTGGGCGTGGACCTGGATGAGCACATTGCCTTCGTCGTGGAGGCCATGCAGTCGCGCGCAGCAGAGCTCGGCTTGCAGGGAAATGTGACTAGTGACTCGTGACTAGTGACTAGTAACTGCCAAACGACCCCAATGCCGAGACCCTTCCCGCGCTTCCAACCGCTGTTACTAGTCACTAGTCACTAGTCACCAGTCACCAACATGTCACGCAAACCGAAAGCCGCTTCCTCCACGGGCCCCGTGAGCGCATTCGCCCGCCACCACTTCCGCCACTTCAACGCGGCGGCGCTGATCGACGCGGCCGATGATTACGTCGCGCATCTGGACGGCGGCGGGAGGATGCTGGTGACGCTCGCCGGCGCGATGAGCACGGCCGAGCTGGGTCTGTCGCTGGCCGAGATGATCCGGCAGGACAAGGTGCACGCGGTGTCGTGCACCGGCGCGAACCTCGAGGAGGACGTCTTCAATCTCGTCGCGCACCAGCATTACGAGCGCGTCCCCCACTACCGGTCGCTCACCGCCGAGCAGGAGGAGGACCTGCTTCGCCGGCACATGAACCGGGTCACCGACACCTGCATCCCCGAGATGGAGGCGATGCGCCGGATCGAGAACGAGGTGCTGGCGGAGTGGGTCGCGGCGGACCAGAAGGGCGAGCGGTACTTCCCGCACGAGTTCATGTACCGGATCATCCTCAGCGGGCAGCTCGAGGACAGCTATCAGATCGATCCGAAGGATTCATGGCTGGTCGCCGCCGCGGGGAAGAACCTGCCGATGTTCGTCCCGGGTTGGGAGGACTCGACGCTCGGCAACATGTTCGCCGCGCACGTCATCTCCGGCGACGTGAAGAACGTGCACACCGTCCGCACCGGCATCGAGTACATGACGCAGCTCGCCGGTTGGTACACCGAGATCGCGCCGCGAAGCTCGGTTGGCTTCTTTCAGATAGGCGGCGGAATCGCGGGCGACTTTCCGATCTGCGTGGTGCCGATGCTGCACCAGGATCTGAGGCGCGAGAGCGTGCCGCTGTGGGGCTACTTCTGCCAGATAAGCGATTCTACGACGAGCTACGGCTCCTATTCAGGCGCGGTGCCGAACGAGAAGATCACGTGGGGCAAGCTGGGCAAGGAGACGCCGAAGCACGTGATCGAGTCGGATGCATCGATCGTCGCTCCGCTGGTTTTTGCGCTCGTATTAGGCTGGTGAACTACACTGCGTGCTGCGTACTGCGCCCAAACAAGCCAGGGCGCAGCACGCAGCACGTAGCGTCTTTCCCAATTACTTCCCGCCGGCTTCTCCCCGTCTAGCTACCGCCACGGGCATTGCCGCCTCGGGTCGGATCGTCGGCGACCACGAGGGCAACCGCGCGCCGTTCGCCTTTGTCAGCTGGCGCATCCTCCCGCTCTCGACGTCCATCACCCAGATCTCCTTGGTGCCGCCGCGCGTTGACGCGATGGCGATGTGTCGATTGTCGGGAGCCCAGCTCGGGTCCTCGTTCTCGGCGCGGGTGGTCAGCCGCTTCATGCTCTGAGTCCGCACGTCGATCATCCACACCTGCATATCGCCGTTCTGCTGCATGTACGCCACGCGCTGGCCATCCGGCGACCAGTCCGGGCTCGTCCGATAGCTGCGCACTCCCTTGACGCTCGGAGTCAGCTGCTTCTCCTCGCTTCCGTCCAGATTCATCGTGAAGACCTGCGGCGTCATCCGCGTTCCCTGCCACGACCGTGGCGAGATGAACGCGAGCTTCCGCCCGTCCGGACTAAACGAAGGTGAGGACCTGTCGTACAATTCCAGGCTCGAAATGCGGCGCGCCCGGGCTCCTTCGTTCAGATTCGTGATAACCAGGTCCGCGCCCGCATCCCGCGCGTGCGCGTACACTACCGAGCGTCCGTCCGGCGTGTACACCGGAGTCAGGTTGAGTCCACGCGGCGTTGCCGAGAACTCGCGCAAGTCGCCCGTAACCAGATTGGCTTCCACTATCTGTGTGCCCGCGTCGTTCATGTCCGCGAATACCACGCGCGTTCCGCTCGGGTGCCACGAAGGTGAAAGCGCGGTACCGCCCACCGTCGCCGGACGGTTGTTCGCTCCGTCGCTGTCTATCACGTAGAGCTGGCCATTGTAGATGTATGCGACACGGCTCTGCGCCATCCCGCGCTGGCCGGTCAGCCAATGCTGCACTTCGTCCGATATTCCATGTATGGCGAAACGCTGCGCCAATATCGACGACTCCCGCCGAGCGAAATCCTGCGCCACCAGCGAAGGCAGGGCGGCGTCGCGCTGCGCGATGTCCCGCGTGATTCGCGCTCGTACGGTTGAATCTTCCGAAGCCAGTCGGCGCAGCCGCGACTCGCGTCGCGCGGCGTCGGCTTCCGCTTTCCTGCGGTTGCGGTTCGGCGGCCTGGCGGCCTCAGCCGCGAGCGCGTCCCGTTGGGCGCTCGTGCGCACCAGAGCCGCACGCGATTCCAGATCGCGCTGCTCCCATGCTCTGATCACCGAGTCGCGGATTGCCGATTCGCGTGACGGCGGCACTCCCGGCAGAGCGAAGTCCGCCTCGCGCACCAGCGCCTTCGTGGCCACGTCGTACACAGCCACCCGTAGTCCGGTGGAGGTGCGGCGCGGCGCCACGATCGCCTTCACCTTGAGGTTGGCGAAAAAAGAGTAATTGACGCTCCCGCCGGCCGGCGCCATCGGCTGGACGCGGGAAGCCACGATTGCGAGCGGCGTGAGCCGATCGCCGTAGTCGAGGTCCCGCTGAATGATCGTACGAATGGAATCTCCCGGCGTTTCGTCGACCGGTAGCACAACCACGATCGGCTTCGCTGGGGTCGCCGTTGTCGCCGGACGCGCTGTCGATGGACGCGTCGCCGGCGGTCGCGTTGTCGGCCTACGCGTGGATTGCTGCGCGGCGGCGCTTGAAGCGAGCGCGATAGTAACGGCAGTTGCCGCGACCAGATGTCTGCTAAGCATTGTCATCATACCCTGATGGCTGAGAGCCCTGGCGGAGCGGGGGACCCGCACACCGGCCCGGATCAAAAACTGAATCCGGCGTTCCGCTATGCATAGGACACGGGATTCGACGGCCCGTCACGCGTATACTTCGTACACGTCGCAAAGTCGTTTGCACCATCGGTTTAGCGATCCGCAGAATTCGTAACATCAATTCTCACCCGCTCCCACGATCTCGCAAAACGCGATGGTCTTTGCGAATTGCTTTGCGTCTAGCCGTCCCAATAGCAGTCGTTCTGACCGGTTGGACCGAATGACAGCGTGCTTCCCTCTGGCAGCTCCGGCTATTCAGCTCTCCGTGGCAATCACAAAAAAAGACCCGCTTCCGCGGGTCTCCTTCCTTTGCAGTTACAGAAACGCTATTCCCGCGCCGGCCGCCGGGTCAAGGTCTGACACAGCACCGGATACACCCGCGCGCCTTCCGACCTCGCGCGCGGCGGATCCCACGCCATGTTGGAGAGAACGCGGCGGCTCACCGCGGGAACCTCTTCCACCACGCGGCCCTGCGAGGAGTACAGCGTCGCGCTGATTCGCTTGATGCGGATGGGCGAGCACTTGAGTTGGACTTGCTGCACCATGCGCGTGTAGTTGCGGCGGCTCTCCGCGCGACGCGCGGTAGCGTAATCCCAGCGCACGAACACGATGTGCGATCCCTCGTCGGACGTGCGAACTCTGCTGGTATCGAGCGCCACGGTCATCCGCGAGTCGCTGTGGATCGTCCGCCACGCGCTCTGCGCGGCGGCATCGCTCGGGACGAGCATCGCGCCGATCGCTCCGGCAAGGGCAAAACCGAGAAAAGTCTTGGTCATAGTAGGCTGTTGGCTATTGGCTGTTGGCTATTAGCTGTCGATTCACGGGCTCCGAAAGGTATTCCGGGCCGGTCAACTCCTCAAACGCAGTAAGCGGACCAGTCTGAATTCATACCCGAGTCGCCGGTCGATGTGCCCGAAAGGTAAACATCGCCCGCGACTCGTAGCTGGCAGCTTCCCGCTGGCCGCTCGCGGCTTATCAGTTCTATGTGGTAGTTAGCCCTTACCCGACTCTATCTCGCCGTCGGCCGCCTCCCACGCCCGCCAGCCGCCCGCCATCGACGCCACGTTCCGGTACCCCATCTTTTTCAGGGAGTCCGCCGCCAGTGCCGACCGGAATCCGCCCCCGCAATACAGAATGATCTCCGCGTCGGCGTCCGGTATCTTCTGCTCGACGTCGCGCTCGATCACGCCCTTGCCGATGTGCATCGCGCCGCGGGCATGGCCCGCGTCCCATTCCCTGTCCTCGCGCACGTCAACCAGGATCGCGCCCTCCGCGGTACGGCGCCGCGCCTCGGCCACCTCCACCTCGCGCACCGAGGGACGTACGCTCTCGACGAGCTTGAGAAAGCCGGGAGAGTGCGCGACCACCGCCATCAGGACGCGCGGATGTAAGTGAAGCCCTTCTCCTGCGCGCGGCTGATCGCCACCACCAGCCCGGGCACCAGTATCGCGCCCGGAATGAGCGAGCTCTTGAGGTCATTGTACACGTCGGCCGCGACCAGCGAGCGCGCTCGCGCGATCGAGCCCGCGGTGAGGGTCAGCGCCACGTTGCACACGAGCAGGACGATGCCGCGGGCGATCGCCGTATCCATGGAATACGGGCCGCCTACGGCGAAGACGTTCCGCTTCGCCGGCTCCTTCGTGTCCGGGTCGCTCACGTTGATGCGCTTGCCGAGCTCGTACCGGTCCCAGGCGCCGTCGTTCAGCGCGATCGGCAGCGCGGCGCCGTGCACGCCGATGACCGCGGAGACATGGTCGCGAAGCGCGCCGTACGCCGAGCCGTACACGTCCAGAAAGTTCGTCGCCATGAGCATCGCCGCTCCATCTCCCGGCGACGTTGCATGGAAGAGCGCCCGGTGCTCGCCGCGGGCGCGCTGCATCCAGGCGTCGTGGTCGGGATCGGTGAGCGCCGCGGAGACCTGCTGCGCGGCGACCGGCGCCGTCATGCCGGCTATCGCCGCGAGCCCGCCGGAGAGCTGCGCGAGAAAATGGCGGCGTGCGCCGGGGCCCGAGTTCTGCTCTGTCATGTGGAGCTCCGCTGTTGTTGGTGGCTGCCTGTAATTAATCCTGCCCCGCGCCCTGCTGCCGCTTCCCGGCCGCGGCGCGAGTCTCGTACGCCACGTCCGGCGGCGGATCGCCCTTCGGCCAGTCCAACTCCTTCCCCGGAAAATCCGGGCGGGGCCGCGAATTGATGTACGCGGCGACGTCGAACGCCGCCTGCTCGGTCAGGGTCCCGGGCGCGTCGAACGGCATCGCGGCGCGAACGAACGCAGCCGCGGTCCGAACGCGCGCCATCCCCGCGCCGATGTTGTACGACCCGTCGCCCCAGACCGGCGGACCGATGCCGCCGTCGCCGTTCACGCCGTGACACCGCGCGCACGTCGCCAGGAAAATCGCCGCGCCGCGCGCGGTGTCTCCGGGCAGCGGCTGCAGCGGCGGCAATCCCTGCCCCGCTGCTCTCGCGCCCGTCGGCAGTCCCCACGACAGAAACGCGAAATACGCGATCATGTCGCGCAGCGCCGGACTGTCGTGCGGCAGCGCCTTCCCGTTCATGCTGCGCTCGAAGCAGTCGCTGATCCGGTCCTCGATGGTCTGAATTCCGCCGATGCGCGAGCGGTACTGCGGAAACTGGCCGTACACACCCATCCAGGGCATCACGTTCGGCCGCGTCCCGTTGTCGGAGTGGCAGTTGGTGC from the Gemmatimonadaceae bacterium genome contains:
- the queC gene encoding 7-cyano-7-deazaguanine synthase QueC, with translation MRDSGKAVVLLSGGLDSATTAAIAIRDGFQLHALSLDYGQRHVAELDAAKRVARDLAAAQHVVVQVDLRAIGGSALTADMAVPKNEDPTADRIPVTYVPARNTLLLSLALGWAEVIGAFDIFIGVNALDYSGYPDCRPEFIRAFEKLANVATKAGTTGGTFSIHAPLIDLSKTEIIRLGTDLGVNYASTTSCYDPDPAGRACGECDSCQLRRRGFAEAGLVDPIAYAG
- the queE gene encoding 7-carboxy-7-deazaguanine synthase, whose amino-acid sequence is MYTVKEIFYTLQGEGAHAGRPAVFCRFAGCNLWSGREQDRDSAVCTFCDTDFVGVGPDGGKFATADELAAAVAAKWPALDARPFVVCTGGEPLLQLDDAAIDAFHARGIEVAVESNGTQPAPAGIDWICVSPKAEAELVLQSGDELKLVFPQELAPPEKFESLSFDHFFLQPMDGPDVERNTRLALEYCLAHPRWRLSLQTHKLLGIR
- a CDS encoding threonine synthase, translated to MNYSSLTHLECGACGAEHDAARVQGVCTHCGKPLLARYDLKTAGETLTIESLRARRSDLWRYAEVLPVADVGNIVSLGEGSTPLVPAPRLGAELGCEALYIKDESGNPTQSFKARGMAVAVSRAKELGVSKLAAPSAGNAGGALAAYAARANIEAYLFMPRDTPRANVIETTFTGAHVRLVEGLITDCGAEVARGKEAEGWFDVSTLKEPYRVEGKKTLGYELAEQLGWILPDVIVYPTGGGTGLIGMWKAFAEMEELGWIGPERPRMISVQAEGCAPIVRAFESGARFADEFPNAATIASGLRVPKAIGDFLILDALRESGGAAVAVSDAELIQGARDIARLEGIFACPEGGACVPAVRSLLASGAIKSADRVVIFNTAAGVKYLDTYTQ
- a CDS encoding HD domain-containing protein translates to MTETTLPERDSALALMQEYTASESLRKHMLSVEAAMRAYAERLGQDPERWGLAGLLHDFDYERFPNDAHSATEEHPSHGVGVLRERGYPADILDAIMGHASYTGVPRESAMAKTLFAVDELTGLITATALVKPSRSVHDVEARSVRKKMKDKAFARGVSREDVIRGAEELGVDLDEHIAFVVEAMQSRAAELGLQGNVTSDS
- a CDS encoding deoxyhypusine synthase family protein yields the protein MSAFARHHFRHFNAAALIDAADDYVAHLDGGGRMLVTLAGAMSTAELGLSLAEMIRQDKVHAVSCTGANLEEDVFNLVAHQHYERVPHYRSLTAEQEEDLLRRHMNRVTDTCIPEMEAMRRIENEVLAEWVAADQKGERYFPHEFMYRIILSGQLEDSYQIDPKDSWLVAAAGKNLPMFVPGWEDSTLGNMFAAHVISGDVKNVHTVRTGIEYMTQLAGWYTEIAPRSSVGFFQIGGGIAGDFPICVVPMLHQDLRRESVPLWGYFCQISDSTTSYGSYSGAVPNEKITWGKLGKETPKHVIESDASIVAPLVFALVLGW
- a CDS encoding surface-adhesin E family protein, which produces MTKTFLGFALAGAIGAMLVPSDAAAQSAWRTIHSDSRMTVALDTSRVRTSDEGSHIVFVRWDYATARRAESRRNYTRMVQQVQLKCSPIRIKRISATLYSSQGRVVEEVPAVSRRVLSNMAWDPPRARSEGARVYPVLCQTLTRRPARE
- a CDS encoding rhodanese-like domain-containing protein; protein product: MAVVAHSPGFLKLVESVRPSVREVEVAEARRRTAEGAILVDVREDREWDAGHARGAMHIGKGVIERDVEQKIPDADAEIILYCGGGFRSALAADSLKKMGYRNVASMAGGWRAWEAADGEIESGKG
- a CDS encoding c-type cytochrome gives rise to the protein MAPMILSSRSCLAFARRAACVSLLAAAACERPADSADGTRPAVAATAPHDSLIPDGPLGISIRRGRALLAATRDSLPEHVGNRLSCTNCHSDNGTRPNVMPWMGVYGQFPQYRSRIGGIQTIEDRISDCFERSMNGKALPHDSPALRDMIAYFAFLSWGLPTGARAAGQGLPPLQPLPGDTARGAAIFLATCARCHGVNGDGGIGPPVWGDGSYNIGAGMARVRTAAAFVRAAMPFDAPGTLTEQAAFDVAAYINSRPRPDFPGKELDWPKGDPPPDVAYETRAAAGKRQQGAGQD